The Spirochaetota bacterium nucleotide sequence CTCCCGGTATACTCTTGATAGCCATCCATGTTTCATCATCAAGAATCATTTCAACGAGTACATATCCGGGGAAAATCTTCTTGGGTTTTACAATCTTCTTGCCATCCTTTACTGAATGCTCTTCAACAGTTGGAATTTTAACTTGAAATATCTTATCCCCAAGATTAAGATTCTGTACTTTTTTTTCCAGTGCCAGTTTAACTTTATTCTCATGGCCGGAATATGTATGTATTACATACCACCCTTTTGTCATAACTATCGCATCACCAGTGAAACTATTTTCATTAATGCAGCATCAACAAGCCATAAAAATATTGCAGTGATAATAACTGTTACTATAACAACCATTGTCAGAGCACTTACCTCTTCCCTTTCAGGCCACGATACCTTTTTTAGTTCTTCTCTGGATTCTTTAATAAATTGTACAGTTTTATTAAACACGTTTTACACCCTACGCTTTGGTCTCTTTGTGCAATGTATGCTTGTTACAATGCTTACAGTATTTCATCACCTCAAGCTTGCCGGTTTGCTTCTTCTTGTCTTTCTTAGTTGCATAATTACGATTTTTACAATCCTTACATGATAAAAGAACTACTTCACGCATAATAATATCCTATTATTTATAATAATATGTGCAAGTGTAATGAGTTATTAACAGTTTTTTAGCATTTGTATGCAATTATATAGATACGAAAGCACGCTATAAGTATAGCACATCACGTCAAGTAATTAATC carries:
- a CDS encoding transcription termination/antitermination protein NusG, whose amino-acid sequence is MTKGWYVIHTYSGHENKVKLALEKKVQNLNLGDKIFQVKIPTVEEHSVKDGKKIVKPKKIFPGYVLVEMILDDETWMAIKSIPG
- the secE gene encoding preprotein translocase subunit SecE gives rise to the protein MFNKTVQFIKESREELKKVSWPEREEVSALTMVVIVTVIITAIFLWLVDAALMKIVSLVMR
- the rpmG gene encoding 50S ribosomal protein L33, whose amino-acid sequence is MREVVLLSCKDCKNRNYATKKDKKKQTGKLEVMKYCKHCNKHTLHKETKA